Sequence from the Cryptococcus neoformans var. neoformans JEC21 chromosome 1, complete sequence genome:
TTTGGAAGCCAAATGGTCATACCTGAATGTGTGAACGCGTAAGGGCATGAGCTATAGCAATGGTTGAATGGAATAAACCAACAGGAGATGGTGTATTGGGAATCACATCGTATTTCAAGTGGGATATCGGGAAAAGGGCATCTTTCAATGGCTCGTATCACAGCCTACCAACGAGAGAGATCTCTGGTTAGCAAAGGGCGCGGAGCAAGCAAGGATAGGCTCACGAGCAATTCTCCTCGGTTGTTAGTTTGTGGCTCTCCTGGGACTCTCTCCGCCCAGTTTCTACCGAAATCAGAATTGTCGTTTCGGAGCTTGCAGTACACCTACTGTTTAGACGCTTCTCCTCGACTGCCCCACCAAACCCCAGCTCCTGCTCTTGAGCCTACTTGTCCATTTCCTTTGGCGGAGCCATCTGTATAGACAACAAGATAATGTGGAACAGACTTAGTAAAACTAAAACCCTGTTGAGCTATCTTTTGTAATTTCGGTGGTAAAGATGCAGGTGAGGCCACTGTTGCCGGGGAAGTGGCTTGAAAATGGGTATCAACGGGTGGCGCTTTGCTGTCTTCCATTTCAGCTCGTTTCCTTTTACCAATTGGAGGCGgttgggaaggaagagcatCTCCGGCAGCAGTGACAAAAtcttttgcttcttgctcAGTGGCAAACTTTTTGTATTTGGCACTATAAAGGCTTAGCGAACAATCTATATCTGCAAAACACACGAGAAGTTAAAGTCTCACCTCGGAAACCCCTTGACTTGCTCCTCCGCCGCAGGCCATGTCTTGTAGACCCCCGGATGTCTGCCTGTCGCAACGGCATAGAATCCTGGCTTAGGAGCCCTGTGACTCTCTCAGAGTCTGCAACATTTGAAGCCAATAAGACTTACATATCTGCGACGATTTTAGGGCGTGGCTGCTGGGGAGTTACGATTGTCGGTCTCCCAGAAACAGTGATACGAAGCGCTGAAAGTGTGCTCCAAATGCCTGGAGAGAGACGGGGAGGCCGTCTTGCAGGCAGCACTAGGCGTGAGAATCGAGGAGACACTTTGAGTGGAGGTAGAGTCAGGGAAAGCACTGGATGATCTGTGAGTGTGAGACGGGTTTCCTGACAGGGGTAAGATGTAGATGATTCATGATAGTTTGTGGGTAACGGCTTGACTGGAAACTTGCGGCGAATTGTCGCTTCGTTCGTCGTTGCAGTGCAAAAACAATAATTGATATTTAACAGTCAGTGGGTGTTAATTTTTGGATGGGGCACTTCTCCGTTCTCCAAATTGGCAAACGAACGAGCAGTACGAGATGTAGAGCTGAGTAACCAATAACGCCCCCAAGCCCCAACACCACGGCCTTAACATGTCTCGTTACATTGGATCAATCGACTCCAGCACGACGTCCTTCTAATCTGTATTCTGTATTATCATCCAATGTACATTTCATCTGCGCTGGTTGCAAGCAGTACAGTGCTAACTTAAATAAACAGGTGTATTCTGATCTCAAGCTTCAGACATAAAGGATTAAGCCGCCTATGACCCTATTACTTCAGATTATTTGTATCGACATAAAGAAACAAGATTTGTATGATTAGGAATGACACGTCAAGATCCTTTGATGGTTgcagagaaaaaagaggaaataATGTTAAGGGTTTCTATGGGGAAATGAAAGTCGCTTCGTTGAAGACAAACCCCTTGACGGGGatgacttcttcatcaaggTTGACTTCAAGTGTAGCGGGGTTGTGGtactgaaaaaaaaatcagcCGGCGTTTCATGAGCATATGGGCGGTATCTACCTGATAGATGTAGGCGTTTGTCCCAGTCACAGCCGTTAAGCCCTTCTTAATGACGTATGGAATCTCGGCCAAAACGTCGACCTTTTCAATCAGACCCCCTTCGCCGGGTACTTTGCCCGCTTTCTCAATGACGAGGGTGGCACCAGCTTTCCCTTGGCCGTCCCTTCGGTCGCCCTGCCATTTGAACTCAAGGCCGCTAGGTACGGAGTAGCCAGTTTCAGAGTCGTGGACTGGGTTCAAGTGAGTGGCGGAAGAGATATCctgagaaggagcaggatAGGTAGAGTCAGACGGAGGGGCATGAGTCTGGCCGGTGATAAGGAACGGGACGGGAGCAGTCTTGCTGCAGTAGATGGCACCGATATTGACCTTGGTTCGACCAGACTTTGCGCCTTTGGGTCCGAAGTCATCCTTGAACCCACGTCAGCATTTTTCCACATGGTCACACGATAGACAGAGACGGCAGCTACATACAGTGGTCTCGAACTCCATTTGGAAGGCCCTCACACTCCCGAgtttctcctcatcttgcCCAGGAGCAGTGGAGAAAAAGCAAAAGTTCCATCGAGAGGCAACCAGGTTTGGCCTCATACCTTGAATGGCATGTATAAATATACCCTCACCCTTGGCGTCAACAGCTTGTCCGTTGATGACGAGGGTACCAGAGCTATGAATGAAGGGATGGAATCGGTGAACAACATAACCTTCCCTCTTAGCTCTGTCCTTGCCGAACGCAGAGATACCGCCATCAGGACCAGATCCAAGCTTGAACCCAGGAGTATCAGCAGGCCTGGTATACTCGACAGTGATCTGAACGTCCTTCTCAAGGGAAGCAGTAATGTTGTACGTCTCTCCCTCGGTGGGTGATCCAGAGTGTCTGATTTCCTACGTAGTCAAAGATCCTATTGTCAGTGGGAGCTGGTGCTgagtgaaagagaagaccAGCTCACGAAAAGATCAGACTTGCAGCTCTGCTTGTCGAAC
This genomic interval carries:
- a CDS encoding ribonuclease H, putative, with the protein product MAPKPGFYAVATGRHPGVYKTWPAAEEQVKGFPSAKYKKFATEQEAKDFVTAAGDALPSQPPPIGKRKRAEMEDSKAPPVDTHFQATSPATVASPASLPPKLQKIAQQGFSFTKSVPHYLVVYTDGSAKGNGQVGSRAGAGVWWGSRGEASKQNWAERVPGEPQTNNRGELLAVIRAIERCPFPDIPLEIRCDSQYTISCMTIWLPKWMNNNFRNSYKQEVINTDLIKHLLVLLRRRGAAGRVKFKYVPAHSGVEGNEAADRLARTGGALPFVSDESNWLDPEDEVVPCDSETNPTEVELEIDEDWLMTAEELAALEQQLV